One genomic region from Amycolatopsis sp. FBCC-B4732 encodes:
- a CDS encoding CoA transferase subunit A, with protein MADKRMTADEAAAELEDGMTLGIGGWGSRRKPMALVRAILRTPVKDLTVVSYGGPDVGLLCAAGKVKRVVFGFVTLDSIPFDPWFGRARETGAIEVTEYDEGMFGAALSAAAQRLPFLPMRAGLGSEVMRANPDLRTVRSPYADAEELVAVPARHLDVALVHLNRADARGNAQYLGPDPYFDDLFCLAAAKRFVSVEKVVETPDLLAGGPVQSLLLNRGSVDGVVEAPRGAHFTTAVPDYGRDERFQRHYAACAKDLDAWSGFADRFLSGDERAYLSEVDKFEAEAA; from the coding sequence ATGGCCGATAAGCGCATGACCGCCGACGAAGCCGCGGCGGAACTGGAAGACGGCATGACCCTCGGCATCGGCGGCTGGGGTTCGCGGCGCAAGCCGATGGCCCTGGTCCGCGCGATCCTCCGGACTCCCGTGAAGGATCTCACCGTCGTCTCCTACGGCGGCCCGGACGTCGGCCTGCTGTGCGCGGCCGGCAAGGTCAAGCGGGTCGTGTTCGGGTTCGTGACGCTGGATTCGATCCCGTTCGACCCGTGGTTCGGCCGGGCGCGGGAGACCGGCGCGATCGAGGTGACCGAGTACGACGAAGGCATGTTCGGCGCGGCGCTTTCCGCGGCGGCGCAACGGCTTCCGTTCCTGCCGATGCGCGCCGGGCTCGGCTCGGAGGTGATGCGCGCGAACCCGGACCTGCGGACCGTGCGTTCGCCCTACGCCGACGCCGAGGAGCTGGTCGCGGTCCCGGCGCGGCACCTGGACGTGGCGCTGGTGCACCTCAACCGCGCCGACGCCCGCGGCAACGCCCAGTACCTCGGGCCGGACCCGTACTTCGACGACCTGTTCTGCCTGGCGGCGGCGAAACGGTTCGTGTCGGTCGAGAAAGTCGTCGAGACGCCGGACTTGCTGGCGGGCGGGCCGGTGCAGTCGTTGCTGCTCAACCGCGGCAGCGTGGACGGCGTCGTCGAGGCGCCGCGCGGCGCGCACTTCACCACGGCGGTGCCGGACTACGGCCGGGACGAACGGTTCCAGCGTCATTACGCGGCGTGCGCGAAGGATCTCGATGCCTGGTCCGGGTTCGCGGACCGGTTCCTGTCCGGTGACGAGCGCGCGTACCTGTCCGAAGTGGACAAGTTCGAGGCGGAGGCGGCATGA
- a CDS encoding SDR family oxidoreductase, translating to MKTDLGLAGAVVLVTGGVRGVGQGICNVFLAHGARVVTCARREAPTDAEFVRCDVRDDAQVAALVEGIVDRHGRLDVVVNNAGGAPYVPAAEGSPRLHEKIVQLNLLAPLLVSQHANAVMQRQDDGGSIVMISSVSGTRASPGTAAYGAAKAGLDNLTASLAVEWAPKVRVNGLAVGMVRTEQSHLHYGSEAAVEAVGKTVPLGRLAEPREVGACAAFLASPLASYVSGATLRVHGGGEVPAFLAAADVNHREDS from the coding sequence GTGAAGACCGATCTGGGCCTGGCCGGTGCCGTGGTGCTGGTCACCGGCGGTGTCCGTGGCGTGGGTCAGGGCATCTGTAACGTGTTCCTGGCCCACGGGGCACGCGTGGTCACCTGCGCGCGGCGCGAGGCACCCACCGACGCCGAGTTCGTCCGATGCGACGTCCGGGACGACGCGCAGGTCGCCGCGCTCGTCGAGGGGATCGTCGACCGGCACGGGCGCCTCGACGTCGTCGTGAACAACGCCGGTGGGGCGCCCTACGTCCCGGCCGCGGAGGGCTCGCCGCGGTTGCACGAAAAGATCGTGCAGCTCAACCTGCTGGCCCCGCTGCTGGTCTCGCAGCACGCCAACGCCGTGATGCAGCGGCAGGACGACGGCGGCTCGATCGTGATGATCTCCAGCGTCAGCGGGACGCGCGCCTCGCCGGGGACGGCGGCCTACGGGGCGGCGAAGGCGGGGCTGGACAACCTGACCGCGAGCCTGGCCGTCGAGTGGGCGCCGAAGGTGCGGGTCAACGGGCTGGCCGTCGGGATGGTGCGGACCGAGCAGTCGCACCTGCACTACGGCAGCGAAGCCGCGGTCGAGGCGGTCGGGAAGACCGTGCCGCTGGGGCGGCTCGCCGAACCCCGGGAGGTCGGCGCCTGTGCCGCGTTCCTGGCTTCGCCGCTGGCTTCCTACGTCTCGGGCGCCACCCTGCGCGTGCACGGCGGCGGTGAGGTCCCGGCCTTCCTCGCCGCGGCCGACGTCAACCATCGGGAGGATTCGTGA
- a CDS encoding enoyl-CoA hydratase family protein — translation MGIRTKRDAHVEVVTVDFPPVNALPVQGWFDLADALTRAGRDPDVHVVVLRAEGRGFNAGVDIKEIQRSAGYDALVGANRGCYAAFGAVYDCEVPVVAAVHGFCLGGGIGLVGNADVVIASDDATFGVPEVERGALGAATHLARLVPQHLMRTLYFTARTITAAELHAHGSVYQVVPRAELDDAAMAVAADIAGKDPRVIRAAKEALNGIDTQQVHRSYRFEQGFTFELNLLGASDEAREEFLNGR, via the coding sequence ATGGGCATCCGCACCAAGCGCGACGCGCACGTCGAGGTCGTCACGGTCGACTTCCCGCCGGTCAACGCGCTGCCCGTGCAGGGCTGGTTCGACCTCGCCGACGCGCTCACGCGGGCTGGGCGCGACCCGGACGTGCACGTCGTCGTCCTGCGCGCCGAGGGGCGGGGCTTCAACGCGGGCGTGGACATCAAGGAGATCCAGCGCAGCGCGGGGTACGACGCGCTCGTCGGCGCGAACCGGGGCTGCTACGCGGCTTTCGGCGCCGTCTACGACTGCGAGGTGCCGGTCGTCGCGGCCGTGCACGGCTTCTGCCTCGGCGGCGGCATCGGGCTGGTCGGCAACGCCGACGTCGTCATCGCGTCCGACGACGCCACTTTCGGTGTCCCCGAAGTGGAACGCGGGGCGCTCGGCGCGGCGACGCACCTGGCCCGGCTGGTGCCGCAGCACCTGATGCGCACGCTGTACTTCACCGCCCGCACCATCACCGCCGCCGAGCTGCACGCCCACGGCTCGGTGTACCAGGTCGTGCCCCGCGCCGAGCTCGACGACGCGGCGATGGCCGTCGCCGCCGACATCGCCGGGAAGGACCCGCGCGTGATCCGGGCCGCCAAGGAGGCGTTGAACGGGATCGACACCCAGCAGGTGCACCGCAGCTACCGGTTCGAGCAGGGGTTCACCTTCGAGCTGAACCTGCTCGGCGCGTCCGACGAGGCCCGCGAGGAGTTCTTGAATGGCCGATAA
- a CDS encoding lipase family protein, which produces MVSALVSCCLVALGVVAASPPAGAAAAPILPGPFDDSFYTPPSPLPAGKPGDVLRWRPTVPLLNAANADAWQVMYLSTNAQGRPDAVTGTILVPKGKDPAAAPIVGYAVGTQGPAFKCTASKAMERGTLYDQPAINDSLSSGYAVAVTDYEGYSPATVPTYITGQSMGPAVIDSVRAAQNLPSARLAKSAKVIFQGYSQGGGGAMWAGEKQPSYAPELNLVGVVAGGVPADLTEVAKGLDGYIGFGFLAFAAVGLDAAYPDLKLDSFLNDTGRQQLSDAKKNACVAELLLNYSFKKISDYTTSNPLATPQWQARLAQNKLGANPPRVPVFQYHASTDEIVNTPQAEALHRTYCAAGVREQWKTYLSDHATGILAGNADAHQWIVNRFTGAAAPSNC; this is translated from the coding sequence CTGGTGTCGGCGCTGGTGAGCTGCTGCCTGGTGGCGCTGGGGGTGGTGGCCGCGAGCCCGCCCGCCGGCGCGGCCGCCGCCCCGATCCTGCCGGGGCCGTTCGACGACTCGTTCTACACCCCGCCGTCGCCGCTGCCGGCCGGGAAACCCGGGGACGTGCTGCGCTGGCGGCCCACGGTCCCGCTGCTGAACGCGGCCAACGCCGACGCCTGGCAGGTGATGTACCTCTCGACCAACGCCCAGGGCCGTCCGGACGCGGTGACCGGGACCATCCTGGTGCCCAAGGGGAAGGACCCCGCGGCGGCGCCGATCGTCGGGTACGCGGTGGGTACGCAGGGCCCGGCGTTCAAGTGCACGGCGTCCAAGGCGATGGAGCGGGGCACGCTGTACGACCAGCCGGCCATCAACGACTCGCTGTCCTCGGGCTACGCGGTCGCGGTGACCGACTACGAGGGCTACTCGCCGGCGACCGTGCCGACGTACATCACCGGGCAGTCGATGGGCCCGGCCGTGATCGACTCGGTGCGGGCGGCGCAGAACCTGCCGTCCGCCCGGCTGGCGAAGAGCGCCAAGGTGATCTTCCAGGGCTACTCGCAGGGCGGCGGCGGAGCGATGTGGGCGGGGGAGAAGCAGCCTTCGTACGCACCGGAGCTGAACCTCGTCGGCGTCGTCGCGGGCGGCGTCCCGGCCGACCTGACCGAGGTCGCCAAGGGCCTCGACGGGTACATCGGGTTCGGGTTCCTCGCGTTCGCCGCGGTCGGGCTGGACGCGGCCTACCCGGACCTGAAACTGGATTCGTTCCTCAACGACACCGGCCGTCAGCAGTTGTCGGACGCCAAGAAGAACGCGTGCGTGGCGGAACTGCTGCTGAATTATTCGTTCAAGAAGATCAGTGATTACACGACGTCGAATCCGCTGGCGACCCCGCAGTGGCAGGCGCGGCTGGCGCAGAACAAGCTGGGCGCGAACCCGCCGCGGGTGCCGGTTTTCCAGTACCACGCGAGCACCGACGAAATCGTCAACACCCCTCAGGCGGAGGCGCTGCACCGGACGTACTGCGCGGCCGGCGTCCGCGAGCAGTGGAAGACCTACCTCTCCGACCACGCGACAGGAATCCTGGCGGGCAACGCCGACGCCCACCAGTGGATCGTCAATCGCTTCACGGGGGCGGCGGCGCCGTCGAACTGCTGA
- a CDS encoding TetR/AcrR family transcriptional regulator produces the protein MSRPSRPDRSSARRSPAARPTDGELLDAARAVFAERGYAQATMGLIAERADSTKPTLYAHFGDKAALFRATVTREVAALRDWVLTAYETASARPLEERVRLSVMAMFGYAGAHPDSFRLLFDSAVDEMSNERRALADTVTTHVLGRIHEHLLAHGRTPGPGADLLAAMMVGLVGRAAMHVSHSPGVDPIAAGELATGFVLAALRGLDPVLLDRVDDARQCAT, from the coding sequence ATGAGCCGGCCGAGTCGTCCTGATCGATCCAGCGCTCGCCGCAGCCCGGCCGCCCGGCCCACCGACGGCGAACTGCTCGACGCCGCCCGCGCGGTCTTCGCCGAGCGCGGCTACGCCCAGGCCACCATGGGGCTGATCGCCGAGCGCGCCGACTCCACCAAACCCACCCTCTACGCGCACTTCGGGGACAAAGCGGCCCTCTTCCGCGCCACCGTGACCCGCGAAGTCGCCGCGCTGCGGGACTGGGTGCTCACCGCCTACGAAACCGCGAGCGCGCGGCCACTGGAAGAGCGCGTGCGGCTCTCGGTGATGGCGATGTTCGGCTACGCCGGCGCCCACCCGGACAGCTTCCGGCTGCTGTTCGACTCCGCCGTCGACGAGATGTCGAACGAGCGCCGCGCGCTGGCCGACACCGTCACCACGCACGTCCTCGGCCGGATCCACGAGCACCTGCTGGCCCACGGCCGCACGCCCGGCCCGGGCGCGGACCTGCTCGCCGCGATGATGGTGGGCCTCGTCGGCCGCGCCGCGATGCACGTTTCGCACTCCCCCGGCGTCGACCCGATCGCGGCGGGCGAACTGGCCACCGGGTTCGTCCTGGCCGCGCTGCGCGGCCTCGACCCGGTGCTGCTCGACCGCGTCGACGACGCGCGCCAGTGCGCCACCTGA
- a CDS encoding nitronate monooxygenase family protein, producing the protein MKTALTDLAGVEHPIVQTGMGWVAGPRLVSATAEAGALGILASATMTYLELEAAIAEVKKRTEKPFGVNLRADAADAGDRVDLLIREGVKVASFALAPRKEMIAKLRDHGIVVVPSVGAARHAEKVAGWGADAVIVQGGEGGGHTGGVATTLLLPSVLDTVDIPVIAAGGFFDGRGLAAALAYGAAGVAMGTRFLLSKESTVPDEVKRVYLEQGLAGTVVTRRVDGLPHRVLRTALVDKLERAGRVKGLAQAARNALRFRNITGLSPVAMVKEGFAMKHGNGLTWSQLVMAANTPMLLRAGLVEGRTDAGVLASGQVVGMIHDLPTVGEIVEGTVAEAGEILRRLGRETGG; encoded by the coding sequence GTGAAGACCGCGCTGACCGACCTCGCCGGCGTCGAGCACCCGATCGTCCAGACCGGCATGGGCTGGGTGGCCGGCCCGCGGCTGGTCTCGGCGACCGCCGAAGCGGGCGCGCTCGGCATCCTCGCCTCGGCCACGATGACCTACCTCGAGCTCGAAGCCGCCATCGCGGAGGTCAAGAAGCGCACGGAGAAGCCGTTCGGCGTCAACCTGCGTGCCGACGCCGCCGACGCGGGCGACCGGGTGGACCTGCTGATCCGCGAAGGCGTGAAGGTGGCGTCGTTCGCGCTCGCGCCGCGGAAGGAGATGATCGCGAAGCTGCGCGACCACGGCATCGTCGTGGTCCCGTCGGTCGGCGCCGCCCGGCACGCCGAGAAGGTCGCGGGCTGGGGCGCGGACGCCGTCATCGTCCAGGGCGGCGAAGGCGGTGGCCACACCGGCGGTGTCGCCACGACGCTCCTGCTGCCGTCCGTGCTCGACACCGTCGACATCCCGGTGATCGCGGCCGGCGGCTTCTTCGACGGCCGCGGGCTCGCCGCCGCGCTGGCCTACGGGGCCGCGGGCGTGGCGATGGGGACCCGGTTCCTGCTCAGCAAGGAGAGCACGGTCCCGGACGAGGTCAAGCGCGTGTACCTCGAGCAGGGGCTCGCCGGGACCGTCGTCACCCGCCGGGTGGACGGCCTGCCGCACCGGGTGCTGCGCACCGCGCTCGTCGACAAGCTGGAGCGCGCCGGCCGCGTCAAGGGACTCGCGCAGGCCGCGCGGAACGCCCTCCGGTTCCGGAATATCACCGGACTGTCCCCGGTTGCCATGGTCAAAGAAGGCTTCGCGATGAAGCACGGCAACGGTCTCACCTGGAGTCAGCTGGTCATGGCGGCCAACACCCCCATGCTGCTGCGTGCGGGGCTGGTCGAGGGCCGGACCGACGCCGGGGTGCTAGCGTCGGGGCAGGTGGTGGGCATGATCCACGACCTGCCCACGGTCGGCGAGATCGTCGAGGGCACGGTGGCCGAGGCGGGTGAGATCCTGCGGCGCCTCGGCCGGGAAACGGGAGGATGA
- a CDS encoding CdaR family transcriptional regulator: protein MSPESARPRVPAHRDDGEEILGRSELAALMRPALPALVDWIVQEVWRVVPVYARPGDGSYGRVTRHGVECAVALFVDLVEDPRAPRDRLYATCHRLGAGEAREGRMLDDLQAAYRAGTRAGWRWIMRLGRRHRLSSAAMARLAEMLFGYADELARMSAQGYREARAEIDGTRAGLRRRLLRLLVGPGALPEPVLAELAAAAGWPVPGSVVAIAAEAPAGASWGPEVLTDLEPPQPYLLLPAPAAAGALTRLGTRVAVGPATDVASAADSLRWARTALRLVADGALPDVPVTWSAEYLTTLWLLSDAPLADQLADRELAPLAQFPDRTRRRLGETLLSWLQNGGNSEKIAVELSVHPQTVRYRVRQLKQTFGERLEDADARFAMQAALRASGLRSRRA from the coding sequence GTGTCCCCCGAAAGTGCCCGGCCACGCGTTCCGGCTCACCGGGACGACGGCGAAGAAATCCTCGGGAGGAGCGAGCTGGCGGCGCTCATGCGTCCGGCCCTGCCGGCATTGGTGGACTGGATCGTCCAGGAGGTGTGGCGGGTCGTCCCGGTCTACGCCCGGCCGGGGGACGGGTCCTACGGCCGCGTGACCCGGCACGGCGTCGAGTGCGCGGTCGCGCTCTTCGTGGACCTCGTCGAGGACCCGCGGGCGCCGCGCGACCGGCTGTACGCGACGTGCCACCGGCTCGGTGCGGGCGAAGCGCGCGAAGGCCGGATGCTCGACGACCTCCAGGCGGCGTACCGCGCCGGCACCCGCGCGGGCTGGCGCTGGATCATGCGGCTGGGCCGCCGTCACCGGCTGTCGTCGGCGGCGATGGCGCGGCTGGCCGAGATGCTGTTCGGCTACGCGGACGAGCTGGCCCGGATGTCGGCGCAGGGCTACCGCGAAGCGCGCGCGGAGATCGACGGCACGCGGGCGGGCCTGCGCCGCCGGCTGCTGCGGCTGCTCGTCGGCCCGGGTGCCCTCCCGGAGCCGGTCCTCGCCGAGCTCGCGGCCGCGGCCGGCTGGCCCGTCCCCGGTTCGGTGGTGGCGATCGCGGCGGAGGCGCCGGCCGGTGCGTCGTGGGGTCCCGAGGTGCTCACCGACCTCGAACCCCCGCAGCCGTACCTGCTCCTGCCCGCCCCGGCCGCCGCCGGCGCGCTGACCCGCCTCGGCACGCGCGTGGCGGTCGGCCCGGCGACGGACGTCGCTTCGGCGGCGGACTCCCTGCGCTGGGCCCGCACCGCCCTGCGCCTGGTGGCCGACGGCGCGCTCCCGGACGTCCCGGTGACGTGGTCCGCGGAGTACCTGACCACGCTGTGGCTGCTGTCCGACGCGCCCCTGGCGGACCAGCTGGCCGACCGCGAACTGGCCCCGCTGGCGCAGTTCCCGGACCGCACGCGGCGGCGGCTGGGCGAGACGCTGCTGTCCTGGCTGCAGAACGGGGGCAACTCGGAGAAGATCGCCGTGGAGCTTTCGGTGCACCCGCAGACGGTGCGCTACCGCGTGCGGCAGCTGAAGCAGACGTTCGGGGAGCGGCTGGAGGACGCCGACGCCCGGTTCGCGATGCAGGCGGCGTTGCGCGCCTCGGGGCTCAGGTCGCGGCGAGCCTGA
- the fgd gene encoding glucose-6-phosphate dehydrogenase (coenzyme-F420), producing MALKVGYKASPEQFGARDLVEFAVRAEEVGLDSVWVADHFLPWRHEGGHAPWALAFIPAVAERTNRVQIGTSVLTPTFRYNPAVIAQAFASMSLLSEGRVILGVGTGEALNEIAVSGMEWPEFKERFARLREAITLMRRLWTEDNVSHDGEYYKLVDARIYDRPDQPLPVYIAAGGPVVAKYAGRAGDGFICTSGKGMDLYTEKLMPAVAEGAEAAGREVKDIDRMIEVKISYDRDPEKALENTRFWAPLSLTAEQKHTISSADEMERLANELPIEQVAKRWIVASDPDEAVALVKPYVDAGLNHLVVHGPGHDQERFLSQFSEDVLPKLRELA from the coding sequence GTGGCGCTCAAGGTCGGTTACAAGGCGTCGCCGGAGCAGTTCGGGGCGCGCGACCTGGTCGAGTTCGCCGTGCGCGCCGAGGAGGTCGGCCTGGACTCGGTCTGGGTGGCCGACCACTTCCTGCCCTGGCGGCACGAAGGCGGGCACGCGCCGTGGGCGCTGGCGTTCATCCCGGCGGTGGCGGAGCGGACGAACCGGGTGCAGATCGGCACGAGCGTGCTGACCCCGACGTTCCGGTACAACCCGGCGGTGATCGCGCAGGCGTTCGCGTCGATGTCCCTGCTGTCGGAGGGCCGGGTGATCCTCGGGGTCGGCACCGGTGAGGCGCTCAACGAGATCGCCGTCTCCGGCATGGAGTGGCCGGAGTTCAAGGAGCGGTTCGCGCGGCTGCGCGAGGCGATCACGCTGATGCGCCGCCTGTGGACCGAGGACAACGTCTCGCACGACGGCGAGTACTACAAGCTCGTCGACGCGCGGATCTACGACCGCCCCGACCAGCCGCTGCCGGTGTACATCGCCGCGGGCGGCCCGGTGGTGGCCAAGTACGCGGGCCGCGCGGGCGACGGCTTCATCTGCACCTCGGGCAAGGGCATGGACCTCTACACCGAGAAGCTGATGCCGGCCGTGGCCGAGGGCGCGGAAGCCGCCGGGCGCGAGGTCAAGGACATCGACCGGATGATCGAGGTCAAGATCTCCTACGACCGCGACCCGGAGAAGGCGCTGGAGAACACGCGCTTCTGGGCCCCGCTGTCGCTGACGGCGGAGCAGAAGCACACGATCTCGTCGGCCGACGAGATGGAGCGGCTGGCCAACGAGCTGCCGATCGAGCAGGTCGCGAAGCGCTGGATCGTCGCGTCCGACCCGGACGAGGCCGTGGCACTGGTCAAGCCGTACGTGGACGCGGGCCTGAACCACCTGGTCGTGCACGGCCCGGGCCACGACCAGGAGCGGTTCCTGAGCCAATTCTCCGAGGACGTCCTGCCGAAGCTGCGCGAGCTCGCCTGA
- a CDS encoding cutinase family protein, whose protein sequence is MVGDPVYQAVRNSLRPRTLSSYRVDYPADLGEPASVQKGNTDLVNHVKAQAAACPQQRFVLVGYSQGANVVDNSIGISSEGAVVGGPIAATIPAELAPRIAAILLFGNPIRALGRQVTGTYQSRTKDYCADGDPICQAGGFNFLAHLSYGNKAADAAAFAAAKV, encoded by the coding sequence ATCGTCGGCGACCCCGTCTACCAGGCGGTCCGGAATTCGCTGCGCCCGCGCACGCTGAGCAGCTACCGGGTGGACTACCCGGCCGACCTCGGCGAGCCCGCGTCCGTGCAGAAGGGCAACACGGACCTGGTCAACCACGTCAAGGCCCAGGCCGCGGCCTGCCCGCAGCAGCGGTTCGTGCTGGTCGGCTATTCCCAGGGCGCGAACGTCGTCGACAACTCGATCGGCATCAGCAGCGAGGGCGCAGTCGTCGGCGGCCCGATCGCCGCGACCATCCCCGCGGAGCTCGCGCCCCGGATCGCCGCGATCTTGTTGTTCGGCAACCCGATCCGCGCGCTCGGCCGCCAGGTCACCGGCACCTACCAGAGCCGCACGAAGGACTACTGCGCCGACGGCGACCCGATCTGCCAGGCGGGCGGGTTCAACTTCCTGGCCCACCTGAGCTACGGGAACAAAGCCGCCGACGCAGCAGCCTTCGCCGCCGCGAAGGTCTGA
- a CDS encoding CoA-transferase subunit beta, which translates to MSATRAEIAVVAVAELFRGDGEIVASPMGLIPQLGAKLARLTFEPDLLMSDGEAYLITPDGVVEGWQPFRKMLDTIVPHGRRHVVMGANQVDRHGNQNISAIGDHAHPKKQLLGVRGAPGNTVNHRTSYWVPRHSPRVFVDAVDVVSGVGYDNAAKAGPSAEKYHDVHRVVTNLGVFGFGTPDHSMRAVSLHPGVTRDEVAAATTFEIDFSETGTSREPTAEELRLIRDVLDPKNFRDKEVPA; encoded by the coding sequence ATGAGTGCGACCCGGGCCGAGATCGCCGTCGTGGCGGTGGCCGAGCTGTTCCGCGGCGACGGCGAGATCGTGGCCAGCCCGATGGGCCTGATCCCGCAGCTGGGCGCGAAGCTCGCGCGGCTGACGTTCGAGCCGGACCTGCTGATGTCCGACGGCGAGGCGTACCTGATCACGCCCGACGGTGTGGTCGAGGGCTGGCAGCCGTTCCGGAAGATGCTGGACACGATCGTCCCGCACGGACGGCGGCACGTCGTGATGGGCGCCAACCAGGTCGACCGCCACGGCAACCAGAACATCTCCGCCATCGGCGACCACGCGCACCCGAAGAAGCAGCTGCTCGGCGTGCGCGGCGCGCCCGGCAACACGGTCAACCACCGCACGAGCTACTGGGTGCCGAGGCATTCCCCGCGGGTGTTCGTGGACGCCGTCGACGTCGTTTCCGGTGTCGGCTACGACAACGCGGCCAAGGCGGGGCCGTCCGCCGAGAAGTACCACGACGTCCACCGGGTCGTCACCAACCTCGGCGTCTTCGGCTTCGGCACCCCGGACCACTCGATGCGCGCGGTGTCGCTGCACCCGGGCGTCACGCGCGACGAGGTCGCGGCGGCGACCACCTTCGAGATCGACTTCTCCGAAACCGGCACCAGCCGCGAACCGACGGCGGAAGAACTGCGGCTGATCCGGGACGTGCTCGACCCGAAGAACTTCCGCGACAAGGAAGTCCCGGCGTGA
- a CDS encoding SDR family oxidoreductase, which yields MSGLCQDRVVVVTGAGRGIGRAHALAFAAEGALVVVNDVAGDATAEVVAEIGERGGKAVANTSDIADWAGAAELIGTALETFGRLDVLVNNAGFVRDRMLANLDEDEWDAVIRVHLKGHFAPLRHAAGHWRAEAKAGRPPRARVINTSSGAGLLGSVGQGNYSAAKAGIAGLTVVAAAELARYGVTVNAIAPAARTRMTEGVFTSMAKPESGFDAMAPENVSPLVVWLGSAESSHVTGRMFEVEGGKVSLAQGWRHGPAVDKGERWDPAELGPVVADLLERAPEPEPVYGAS from the coding sequence GTGAGCGGGTTGTGCCAGGACCGGGTGGTCGTGGTGACCGGAGCCGGACGCGGGATCGGGCGCGCGCACGCCCTCGCGTTCGCCGCCGAAGGGGCGCTGGTCGTGGTCAACGACGTGGCCGGGGACGCGACCGCCGAGGTCGTCGCCGAGATCGGGGAACGCGGCGGGAAGGCGGTGGCGAACACCTCGGACATCGCCGACTGGGCCGGGGCCGCGGAACTGATCGGCACGGCGCTGGAGACCTTCGGGCGCCTCGACGTGCTGGTCAACAACGCGGGGTTCGTCCGGGACCGGATGCTGGCCAACCTGGACGAGGACGAGTGGGACGCGGTGATCCGCGTGCACCTGAAGGGACATTTCGCGCCGCTGCGGCACGCCGCCGGGCACTGGCGGGCCGAGGCCAAAGCGGGCCGGCCGCCGCGGGCGCGGGTGATCAACACCAGTTCGGGCGCCGGGTTGCTGGGCAGCGTCGGCCAGGGCAACTATTCGGCGGCGAAGGCCGGTATCGCCGGGTTGACCGTCGTGGCGGCGGCCGAGCTGGCGCGGTACGGGGTGACGGTGAACGCGATCGCGCCGGCCGCGCGGACGCGGATGACCGAAGGGGTGTTCACGTCGATGGCGAAGCCCGAGAGCGGCTTCGACGCGATGGCGCCGGAGAACGTCTCGCCGCTCGTCGTGTGGCTGGGCAGCGCGGAATCTTCGCACGTCACCGGCCGGATGTTCGAGGTCGAGGGCGGCAAGGTGTCCCTCGCGCAGGGCTGGCGGCACGGCCCGGCCGTGGACAAGGGGGAGCGCTGGGACCCGGCGGAACTGGGCCCGGTCGTCGCCGACCTGCTCGAGCGCGCGCCCGAGCCCGAACCCGTCTACGGAGCGAGCTGA